Part of the Xenopus laevis strain J_2021 chromosome 2S, Xenopus_laevis_v10.1, whole genome shotgun sequence genome is shown below.
agtGGAGGTTTATTTTGGTCTTTGAAACAAAGAGTCCAAAAATGAACTGTCTATACATAAGTACAGGTACtgaattggttaaaaaaacagttcagtgtaaaaataaaaacggaataaataaataggctgtgcaaaataaagaaaaaattctaatatagttagttagttagtatgttagacatccagtcactccagcctttatacattacatttttggttaactaactattttagaaactaacaattcctttaaggtggccatacacagcagATATTATCATCATACACTATTCGGTGCGGGTATGGCAGAAGATGAACTGATCgatattagggatgggcgaatttgacccgtttcgccaaaaattagccgccagcaaaatgtctcagacgcccattaaagtctatgtgcgtcaaaaaaaatttgccgcgcgtTTTTCTTTTTTcgacacacaacgccatacaagtctatgggcgtcatttttgcggcgaaacaaggtgaaaaaattcgcccatccttaatCGATATCTGCAAAAAAGACATTGTGGATTGGCCACGTAGAGAAATTTTTATCAGGTGCCTGTGAAGGTGCCCGAGCATCAGCCAGTGTTTATCTGCTAAATCATCAGattcaggtagaattctattgcttctacctgtatatctgatgattcagctctaaatgtctATATTTAAAACGAAccaatggttgcaggaaagatcgtaattgttatgtgtatggccacctttatccaaaaacccattatctagaaaactttgaattaaagaaaggccatctcccataggctcccttttaatcaaataattaaaaaattttaaaaaattttctctgtaataataaaacagtaccttgttcttgaccctaactaagttataatgaatccttattggaggcaaaataatcctattagatttatttaatgtttaaattattttttagtagacttaagatatgaagatctaaattccCAGTTATCCTGGAAAACCCAGattccaagtattctggataaaaggtcccatacctgtatacattgtATGATCAACAAAGCAACAATGTGAGATACACCAACCTGCCATGTAGAGTAAATAAATGGGCAGACACCATGTTTTCCATAGCTGCagctttaatttaaaaacatattcagaTAATTTTCTTAAATATTGGGGTAAGAAGAAGCCACATATCGCTTTCCATTTCCATAAGTAGAGTTGGCCCAAGTGTAGGTTTGAATTTGGAAAATGGAGCCGCCCATCTTGACTGAGCACCTTGaatcaaaacaaagttaaagtaAATGATAGAAAGGAAAATCAATAAGAAGCCTGAATCTGGAATAGCattaattcaaaataaaacaacccatttttacatttctgatccCCATGGAGTCTTTTAGAAAAGCCCATCATCCATCCaatcaaaaaatattaaaatccttatcaattaaaattgtgttttacctttatgttaaatgttagtatgttatagaatgagcagtcctaagcatcttttcaattgttttacattatttatttattatatatttttttattttttgccttcttctgacccgTTGCAGCTTTAAAGTGGGgctcactgaccctatctaaaaagcaaatgccctgtaagactacacatttattgttattgctactttttattactcgtctttctattcaggccctctcctattcatattccagtctcaaaccagtgcatggttgctagggaaatttagaccctagctaccagattgaaattgcaaactggagagctgctgaataaaaagctaaataacgtgaaaataaaataatgaaaaaatgaaaaccaattgcaaattgtctcagaatataacacTCTACGTcttactaaaacttaactcaaggtaaacaaccctttcaTTAAAAGAGAATGAAAGCCTAAAAAACCAATATGGTTTTAAAAGAATTCAATTATATGTCTTGTATTGTATTTTCcctttctatactgtatatactgtattttgtgagtTGATTTCTACGCTCAGATAAGGGACAGCAGTTATAGCTTGTGACTATGTTCTGTAAATGAGCAAAAATTAAGATGGCTAAATGCTGGGGGCATAATCAGAGTCACAGATATTCActgttaaatgaaaactatactgccgaacaatgtaggtctctttaaaaatatactgcataaaacagctcatatgtaaagccctgcttcataaacttttttcataataatataccattgggtaatcctaaatagaaaccATTTTAAGAAACATGAGCCATCTCCTGGTATCCTATGTTCCactttgcacacaaacaaatcaaacaaaccatacatgttaggtcacatgaaccaattaatggACAGAGTTCTGTCATTTACTcaaacatttcttcctgttacagttagagctgcagtttttctggtcaggcgatctctaaggcagcacagagaatatcataaaatgggggctcaagagaaaagatgtaaaatggcaatatttacttaaaatgtaagtcttaaatatatattccagtttggtaagattctttaacatgccacttaatatgatataaactgtctgttgcttaacTATACATTTTCGGGggttatagatttcctttaaagggctcTGGTGTCATTAGGCTGGTGCAGAAGTTTAAAACAAAGGGTGTAACATTTCTGATTCTGacatttagttctcatttaaactgtatttttcttCACTGTTACTTTTAGTACACCCAGTATTGTTACCTTTTCCATGATCTGTTAAACGTTACATGTTCAAATTGGCAATAAGTGTCTTTTCTTTTCATAGGTGACCAAAAAGACAAGATGGCTCATTTATGAAAGCAGCACAGTGTAAAAATTTACAGACAATGAAGTGtttccccccataattccagATTCTGCCACAATCAGAACCCAACTACTAAATTACGACCAAGTTGCTGTTCTCTCCCTCCATTGACACTTTTCTGGGGTTTATCTGCAGTTTACAACTTTTAGGAgagtttctgtagtgtagtgcATTTTTAGgctttttcagttaaaaaagtCACCCTTTGAGGTCAAACGTGTGACCAAAACCCACCCTTAACTCATAACAGtattacagatatacagtatataaaaaaacattgctgtacCGGCCATAGACAAATATCTAGCGTTGCTGTCAAATCTCAcctaactttatttttaaatttgaattataggAATtaataggcattctccccaatTTTCAAGTGGTCTTTAGGCTGGGTCACCCAACCCACTCGTCTGGATCCCTCAATGAGGATGACAACCATACATCTTAGAACCCACAGTTCTACTGTCTGGTATCTGGAATTACATTGACTATTTTACACTACTCTATTCCCAACAAGTGCTTAACATGaacaatacattataatacaacTTTCACCTCCTTACAGGTAGGCTTAAGCAATAATGGCACCTATATTTTCTCTCCAAACTGAAAAGAAGTTCCTTTCTAAATTATAAGATACTTACAGGCTATCAGGGCGGGTAACGTAGCACAGGGTGTACATAGCAATATCAAACTCAGGACTACTGCCAATGAAGAAAGAGCCcagggttttcaggtaagtactCCATTTCAATTGAAAAGCATAAATATCTGGATAACCAttccactggaaaaaaaacatagaaaattaaaattaatggggTGGCTCATCTATAAGTTATCTTTTagcatgttattgaatggccagtttaagctacttttcgattggtcttcattatttatttttgatagtcttctgactcttttcatctTGCAAactggggtcactggccccatctaaaaaacaaatgctttgcaaggctacacatttattcttattgtgactttttgttacttGTATTACTATTCAGACACTCCcctaattatattttagtcttttatttaaatcagtgcatggttgctagagtcgtTTGGACCAGATTTCTTAAATTTCAATCTGGAatgctgctgattaaaaagctaaaaaactcaaaaaccacaaataataaaaaataaaaaccaattgcacactaaatactaaaagtattttggcaaaaaaatgccaaataatgaattgaaaattattctgatgttgctctgctcaggaaagagatcaggaACCTCGGATGACATTTTTGGTGcttttcctgagcagagcaacatcagaacatttctctgttttccttctgaatgttTATAACTCTGACAATAAATTTACagaaactaaccagcaggtgaCACTATTGTTACACAATTCATTATATTTGAGGTTTACAAACAGTGTGATagctttgaaacaaaaaaaacaagaattaatgtaaattgcaaaagaacTTCAAAAAGCACACTgaataattttacataattttacttatcctttttacttatcctttaaaaaaatagaaagcttgCCCATATACTTACAATCATTAAAGTGCTTTTAAAATGCCACTAAATACTAAATTACTAAATACTGAATTACTGCCACTATATCATAACAAACCACTCATATGAACTAAATTCATATGAGTGAAGCTGAAGAATAATCTCTAACATTTAGACAAATTTGCCAAGGCAGAAAAACCCTGGCCTTTATGTTCCTGAATGTCTTGAACACTTTAGTTAGTGATAATTAAATAGTGATAAAGTTTGAACTCATACAGTGCAATGGCTCAAAGGGTAACATCTCAGCCTTACATCATGGGAGTCTTAAGTTTACTTCTGGCCTAGGCAGGTTTGTACGTTCTCTACGGGGctaaatggatttaaaaaaaaataggcaggTTAACTAACTCCTACTAAAATTGACCATATTGTGAGTTCAATAGGCACCtttgattgcaagctccactagggcaggaGCTCAGTATTAATCTGTATAACTATATCGGTGCTAAGAAAATTCCCCAGTTCCAATtgtcagtaaataaatataactgaGTCTGATTTTTCATCCACATTTCCATAGAAGaattaatgcattttgttttttaccaTGGCAAATGTAAAATATGATGAAAGGTTGCCACTCTGTGGTGAGACATTGAATGACAAGCACACAatgtatttaccgtatataccagagtataagccgagtttttcagcatccaaaatgtgctgaaaaagtctacctcggcttatactggggtcagcggtacccgacccgagtagctgagattgcagtcacttttaatcattcctataccaacagtacacttgaggagagactgcaatatcccacaatggcctctgttggttatatgaaagaataacagtgcgccctctgttggttatatgaaagaataacagtgactgcaatatcacatagcaccctctgttggttatatgaaagaataacagtgactgcaatatcacacagcgccatctgttggttatatggaagaataacagtgactgcaatatcacacagtgccctctgttggttatatgaaagattaacagtgactgcaatatcacacagcgccctctgttggttatatgaaagaataacagtgactgcaatatcacacagcgccctctgttggttatatgaaagaataacagtgactgcaatatcacacagcgccctctgttggttatacgaaagattaacagtgatggcaatatcaaacaatatcaaacatggtagtgggacagtgggacaatgcacacagtaatccgtttggcaattctctgtcaccatcaactttgcaaagaagtccggttgatcgctgggggggtcgctttggcagaatgtgcgctgctgggagacagggctgtagttgtgtctaggcttatactagagtcaataagttttcccagttttgtaggtaaaattaggtacctcggcttatactcgggtcggcttatactcgagtatatacggtaggtaacCTTTAAAGGACACCCATTAATTTCCCCACTGGTCATGCAGGGTAATAGAGCCCTATAGATATGATATGTGCCCTTTAACCTTGAATGTATATATATCCTAGGAATGCACAAAATCAATTTGGTTGGTTACAAAATCCTCCACAAGAGATTTAgatgaactaggggtaggcagaacaggcaaatgcctagggtgcaaagctgtaAGGGacactaggcacgtgcctcttctgctgaCCCCAAGATCAGGATCCTGGAGGATTGCTAGATGAGCTCTTTTTCATGTTGCTAATTGCACAACAGACTTTATTGTCATCTGTAGCAAGCAGTGTTGAGGGGCGATGGTTACCACTACTGCCTTACAGTATCGGGGTCCTATGTAAAATTCTGGCCATGGTCAGTTTGTATGTTCTCGCTGAGATATGTGCGATGTCTCCAACTCTGCTCCACATTACTGGAAACCATGGATCCCGTTAAGCTCTAATAGTAGTCCAGCACTGTTTAGCTCATACTTACTACTCCATCAGAGCTGTAGCTCAGATAGTTGACTTGACCAGACTTCTCCAGCAGATAAAGCCTCACCCAGTTGTGAAGCCCTGATATCTTTCCCTTGTGGATTTCACCTGTTTAAACAAATccctgggttatttttttttttatttttttagcagcaaatattcattatttaggattaagtacaaggtactagtttattacagagaaacgaGAAACATAAGGCCTATGGATGTTCTTGTCTCCTAAAACATCAACCTCCTGCCACACCAAGGCTAAtgtgaaaaagtatattttttgatACAGTGAAGTTGATCAAATAGGTCGCAGTTAGTACCTACTCACCATGGAAAACATGCTCAAAGCCAGAAGAATCCAACGGGCCACTGGTACGGGTGTACAGACCAAACCACATCTCTTTAAGATCAGTCTTAAAGCTGGCAGCTGAGCTGTAGTACCCTGTCCAAGAATAAATCAGTAGAATTGATCTCCTCCACTCATATATTCAGCTTCAAATAGCAAATTACTACACAATGAATAAGATTTATAAAGCTACTTATTTACTGCCCCTCAGATggagtaaaaaaaacagcaataaacaTATTGCTCTTACAGCGATAACAGGTTTAAGTCCTGCAATGGGCTGAGTTTGTTGGGAGGAGGGGGTGTTCCCCATAATTGGAGAGGCATGCCCTGGCAAAGTTTCCTATTGGCCAGGCATATTGTGTGAGTCTATAAAAGAGACGCTTTACTATCCCAGGCTTTGGGCTCCACTTTATCGAGGAGGATGAATGTTAAGCTATATTGATGACTTTTCCTGTAATAGCTTCCTTTATGTATCAGAGCCAGGCTTAGGCTAACTAGGAGAAATACTACCTTGATTATAGGGAATAAAGCAGATTCTGGAATACAGATATTCCAAAAAGAAATACAGCTTTGAGGGCCCTGTACTCTGGGGATGATCACTTGCCTTTGagtctttttatataataaactaggctgtagcaagtaatgccagtcagcagctgcaaggactAACAAGAtttaagctgtattaaaaggaacaTAGTTCCATGGAAGGAGAGGGTTATTCTTCATCTACACAGAGCGCTAgtaatgccccatctagaatatactgtacagttttggtctcctgtgctcaatctggatattattgaattgaagagggtccagagaaggtcAACAAAGCTTGTTAAAAGTATGAAGATTGTGCATACTACAAGTTTATTGAAGGACTAGTCCGATTGACATCTTGGAGgacatttttccccctctgatgcaaattataggtgcttcaaatgggttttttttctttcagttagacaggttttatgtatagacttaaaaggctgaactttatggacgtgtcttttttcaacctaactccaACTTTTACAACTTATTTTGTAACTATTGCAAAACTTATGTTTAAGGAGCAGTTAAAAGAACCTATAAAAAAGTTCAATGCTTCTGATTTCTTAATAGCACAGAGTTCAGACCTCTATACCCTTGATTTTCAGCGCCAGCAGTACCTTTAGAGATGAAGAAGTCAGATAGTTTGGTGATGATTGAGGTCTTGAAGATCTCATCTATAAAAGCATTTTGCTCATTTACTTCAGCCGTGGGCACAGATTCTGCAGTGCCTGTTGTGTGGACATAATTATCAAGCAAATCCACAAGCCGGGCAAAGGTTGGGCGAGCAAACAGTTTGGCTTCATTCACATAATTAAATAACCTACAGGGAAGGATAAAACATGAGCATACATTTAGAATAAACTAGATGCAAATTACCTTAAGTGCTAAATTAAGAATGTACTCTGTACATATTCCTAAACTTGTCACTCACCAGATGTTGCTCATCCATATTACCTTCAGTCCAGCCCCATCTATTGAAGCACTAAACCCTGTTTATTGCTGAATCCCAAATCCTCATCTTTGGATTTAGGAGAATATCAATCCGAAGCCTCTGGTGCAGTGGAAATAGCGGATGGCTTTGCGAAGCATGCACACAAAAGTATACACACACTTGTGCAAAGCAAATGCggcaaattttttactttttttaagggtttggattGGTTCAGCTAGGCACTTGGATTCATCGGAAtccagatcctgctgaaaaaggctcagatttggctgaatcctgaaccaaaaaaACAAGTAAGTCCACTGAATGAGCACACACTGTGGGAGAGGCACAGCTTGGAAGGATCCATTCTAAAGCATCTAATACTCCAGCTTAATGTCTTCCTACAAATTATATCCGACTAGAATGCTGAACATAAATGATACTAACCTTTATATTTACTATCCTAAGACAGTTAATTGCAATTTGAAAACATAGACATAGACTGTAACAATGCATGATGCACAGAATCCTAATGTGCAACCGCAACCCTGAGGTTATGTATGTATCTATTTATTTCATCAGCACTACAAGTTAATGTGTGTGCAGATAATGGCTGGTAAGTCTGAGTGCTGAGAAAACAGTAGCTGATCAACCCTACACCTTGGGTTAGTGatcacaacttttccttgtttcttCCACTATGGGATATGTCCGCATATATACAAGTTTTAAAAAGTTCTGCACACATTCAGGCTCAAGTTTTTATTTCCTGacaattttctgaaatatacagcACTTCATTTTGTATCAATAGTTAGTTAACACTTGGCACATCTGACAAAATTTAAACAAGGTCAAGAGCCAAGAGCTTATATATAATAGGCAAAAAATATGCTAAAACTTACTAAAACTTGCCTGATATCAGACAAGATGGAGAAATTGCTAGCTTATTAATATATGTtacatgcaatattttttttattttcaacatattctattatttcatttcactttcaacatttaatatttattgcaaAACAAGGCAATTGTCTAATGAGTTATTTGAGTACCTAGCCATGGGTAGTATTGTTTGGCTTCTATAGTCCTTTACACATCTATTAATGTACtattaatatttacaatataGTTTCACTATTACAAACTTAGAAAGAACTTAGCTGTGAAAAAACAGCAGTTAGAATAAAGGAATATCGGTGACCTGTTTGGAGATGTATCTTTGAATAGTAGTAAAAGTCAAGACATGAATGCAATGCTAACACTCCTCATCCTTGCCTaaaatagtatatacagtataggtgcCCATTCTTCATCCTTGTAGCAAAATAAACCTAGAACACCCACACAGGCACTCTGAGGAGCAGCAAATCTATTTGTGAAGGGAAGCAGGGGCGGCTATTGCAAAGATAGTCCCACAATGGCTGTAGGGGTTATGggtataaaaatgtactttttgcaCCACTATCAGCCTACTGCTTAATTAACCAACAAACTCATAATACCCTCTCATACTCTTTAGCcaatcaaaaacagaaaaaaataattcagagatTACATATTAAGGTGGtgaaaaatctttgaaaaaaaaaaatgtcataaagtAACTTACTTTTGACTGGCAAAGTCTGTTCCTGAGCTCGTCTGAGTGCTGGAGGCTTTGTATTGCAGATTCAGAGTAATGTCCCCACTAACAGCCTTGTTTGTATCAGCTGCATAGAACTGCTCAGCCAGACTCTGAATTTCAGCATTCGAAGCAGAAGCACGGACATCCTTCCctggagagaaaaaaacatactgaaatatgaaGAATGGTGGAGTTGTGTAATGTTTAACTTCCCTGTATTAAACAACAAAGCAATTCTCTTGCAGTTTACAtagctgtcctagatattccCATATGCTTTGGGTATTTGCTCCATGTACCGCTCTCTGGTTTTGTTCTCACGTTTGCTCTGTCAGCTGCAGCTTATTTCACTTGCTCACACTTACACCAAAGAATTAGCAAGGGATTCTGCAATGTAGCTTTGTCATCAGGAATCATACATAAAGTAacacaataaatacaaagttGATATAAAAGAGTTTCccactatattataaataaatggcaGTATTTCTaatcaaaagaataaaaaaaactttaaaagcttCAGCAATATGATCAAGAAAAAGTAACAGTATTTATCACAAACCACAAATGCACACTACTATATGCAGTAAATAACCCAAGCATTcgtaaatcataaaaaaaactatCTCACTAGGTTCAGGCAGGATGCTGGCTCCAGAAATCAGAGAGGGCAGAAGGCACAAGAAAACAAAATAGACCTTCATTATGATAAGCAGAAGGTTCCCTTTTCTAATGGTTTCGCTGCACTTATAAGTGGCTTTTAAAGCTTCTCTGTATCAGTGACATCATGTAGGCGGCTCACACAGACTCCTCCTAcacttactgtacattatatactAAAATGTTTGTAAACGCACAGTGTATGTCACTGGCAGACCAAGTGGGCACATTTCCTAAAGAAACATCCTCCCCTATTACAACTATTTGTagtaaaatatgattttattatcATGCATTTATAGAGTACTTACATATTCTTTTCCAATGTACAACAAAAGGGTGTCATACAAATGGCAGAGTGGCTTGGCTCAGTAAGAGCATTTGGTGAGGTGTGTGGTTCAAGCAGTGTCATTTATTATGGATTGGAGTAGTGACATTCTATGGAGGAGAAGGTCTGGGGAGTCAGGACTAACTTATAGTAACTGGGATGTTGGAGGGAGGAAGGGAAGCACTTTTTATAAGCATTTCTGTTTTAGACAATTTAATCTAATTTACTAGTTATTGATACATTTATGAGGGCAGATtcaccaaagggcgaa
Proteins encoded:
- the endoul2.S gene encoding poly(U)-specific endoribonuclease-D precursor (The RefSeq protein has 1 substitution compared to this genomic sequence) — protein: MKVYFVFLCLLPSLISGASILPEPRKDVRASASNAEIQSLAEQFYAADTNKAASGDITLNLQYKASSTQTSSGTDFASQKLFNYVNEAKLFARPTFARLVDLLDNYVHTTGTAESVPTAEVNEQNAFIDEIFKTSIITKLSDFFISKGYYSSAASFKTDLKEMWFGLYTRTSGPLDSSGFEHVFHGEIHKGKISGLHNWVRLYLLEKSGQVNYLSYSSDGVWNGYPDIYAFQLKWSTYLKTLGSFFIGSSPEFDIAMYTLCYVTRPDSLCSVKMGGSIFQIQTYTWANSTYGNGKRYVASSYPNI